One window of the Salvia miltiorrhiza cultivar Shanhuang (shh) chromosome 6, IMPLAD_Smil_shh, whole genome shotgun sequence genome contains the following:
- the LOC130988316 gene encoding probable calcium-binding protein CML36 has protein sequence MSTEEWTEIPAAVYFELKQAFEMIDRDGDGKITKEELESLLSRLGAEPPSKEELRQMLSEVDRDGDGCITLEEFHAIGSAFAPSTDSSELRHTFDFFDSDRDGRITAEELFSVFKTIGDARCTLEDCRRMIRGVDRNGDG, from the coding sequence ATGTCGACGGAGGAGTGGACAGAGATACCCGCCGCCGTCTACTTCGAGCTGAAGCAGGCGTTCGAGATGATCGACCGCGATGGCGACGGGAAGATCACCAAGGAGGAGCTCGAGTCGCTCCTGAGCCGGCTCGGCGCCGAACCTCCGAGCAAGGAGGAGCTGCGGCAGATGCTCAGCGAAGTCGACCGCGACGGAGACGGCTGCATCACGCTGGAGGAGTTCCACGCGATCGGATCGGCTTTCGCGCCGTCGACCGACAGCTCGGAGCTGAGGCACACGTTCGATTTCTTTGACTCCGACCGCGACGGGAGGATCACGGCGGAGGAGCTCTTCAGCGTATTCAAGACGATCGGCGACGCGCGGTGCACGTTAGAGGACTGCCGGCGCATGATAAGAGGTGTAGATAGAAACGGGGACGGATAA
- the LOC130988318 gene encoding nudix hydrolase 20, chloroplastic-like — MAITLFPSFVCSSSSIRRWGANLPIRPPFQSVGSAAAFQHTLAGSSNFTWNDVVGLFPNHDSSDLRGFFGKVALCNRNSEKMCEFMPFVIEEQVVGYVHNGFADHLRTFKDVFTYPEDSSYGGNFGCHLALHPLLRTPEDRTKAVADVVKCFADRLIPGIRNELYPVTSSFGTPEYFSLERAAAPYFGIKAYGIHLNGYVEREDQDYLWVGKRSNTKSKYPGQLDHLVAGGLPHGISCVENVVKECKEEAGIPRFISSKAKAVGAVTYSDINGYRFNRDVLFCYDLKLPEDFLPTNEDGEVESFRLLPVEHVANIIRSTEYYKANCNLVIIDFLFRHGYIKPEAPGYLKLLQSLRSGECT; from the exons ATGGCAATCACACTCTTTCCTTCATTTGTTTGTTCATCTTCTTCTATTAGAAGGTGGGGTGCGAATTTACCAATTCGCCCTCCTTTTCAGTCGGTCGgttccgccgccgccttccaGCACACTCTCGCCGGGAGCAGCAACTTCACGTGGAACGACGTCGTCGGCTTATTCCCCAATCATGACTCTTCCGACCTCCGCGGCTTCTTCGGCAAAGTTGCTCTATGCAATCGCAATTCT GAGAAGATGTGTGAATTTATGCCGTTTGTGATCGAAGAGCAGGTCGTTGGATACGTTCATAACGG GTTTGCTGACCATCTGAGGACTTTTAAAGATGTATTCACTTACCCAGAAGACTCATCTTATGGCGGCAATTTCGGATGCCATTTAGCATTACATCCATTGCTGAGGACACCTGAGGACAGGACAAAAGCTGTTGCAGATGTGGTCAAGTGCTTTGCTGACAGACTTATTCCAGGAATTCGAAATGAG CTATATCCTGTTACGTCGTCTTTTGGGACACCAGAATATTTCTCTCTGGAGCGTGCAGCAGCACCATATTTTGGAATAAAG GCTTATGGGATTCATTTGAATGGCTATGTTGAAAGAGAGGACCAAGACTATCTATGGGTAGGGAAGAGAAGTAATACAAAGTCCAAATATCCTGGCCAGCTTGATCATTTGGTTGCTGGAGGCCTG CCTCATGGAATATCCTGTGTGGAGAATGTTGTGAAGGAATGCAAAGAAGAAGCTGGGATACCACGTTTTATTTCCAGCAA GGCCAAAGCTGTTGGAGCCGTAACTTACTCGGACATTAATGGATATAGATTCAACAGAGATGTTCTTTTCTGTTATGATCTGAAGCTTCCTGAGGATTTTCTTCCTACAAATGAGG ACGGAGAGGTGGAAAGCTTTAGACTACTCCCTGTTGAACATGTTGCAAATATCATAAGAAGCACAGAGTATTACAAGGCAAACTGCAATCTTGTTATTATAGATTTCCTGTTTCGCCATGG GTATATCAAACCTGAAGCGCCTGGCTATTTGAAGCTATTGCAGAGTCTGAGAAGTGGAGAATGTACATAA